A window of the Danio aesculapii chromosome 10, fDanAes4.1, whole genome shotgun sequence genome harbors these coding sequences:
- the nrarpa gene encoding notch-regulated ankyrin repeat-containing protein A, with the protein MSQADISTCSAPQRVFQEAVKKGNTKELHSLLQNMTNCEFNVNSFGPEGQTALHQSVIDGNLELVKLLVKFGADIRLANREGWSALHIAAFGGHQDIVLYLITKAKYSSGAR; encoded by the coding sequence ATGAGCCAGGCGGATATATCGACGTGCTCGGCGCCGCAGAGAGTCTTCCAGGAGGCGGTGAAGAAAGGCAACACCAAGGAGCTCCACTCACTGCTGCAGAACATGACCAACTGCGAGTTTAACGTCAACTCCTTCGGCCCCGAGGGACAGACGGCGCTGCACCAGTCGGTCATCGACGGGAACCTGGAGCTCGTGAAACTGCTGGTCAAATTCGGAGCCGATATTCGGCTCGCCAATCGGGAGGGCTGGAGCGCGTTGCACATCGCCGCTTTCGGGGGACACCAAGACATCGTGTTATACCTCATCACCAAGGCCAAGTACTCGTCCGGCGCGCGGTGA
- the LOC130236421 gene encoding exonuclease mut-7 homolog, whose protein sequence is MTRMMKERGLLQNIVSKRDDCVSKGETQAEYSSWRPPEGPQFTPHCRWAPRSDLDPQTFRFPSGAEVQLETVPPGLLPRIPIYFICTGCGKVFWEGTHFDRVLSQFQEVLHV, encoded by the coding sequence GTCTTCTTCAGAACATCGTGTCCAAGCGGGATGACTGTGTCTCAAAGGGCGAGACGCAGGCGGAGTACAGCAGCTGGAGGCCCCCCGAGGGCCCCCAGTTCACCCCTCACTGCCGCTGGGCCCCTCGATCAGACCTGGACCCCCAGACCTTCAGGTTCCCCAGTGGAGCAGAGGTGCAGCTCGAGACTGTCCCGCCAGGCCTCCTGCCCCGCATCCCCATTTACTTCATCTGCACCGGCTGTGGGAAGGTCTTCTGGGAAGGCACTCATTTTGACCGAGTGCTGTCGCAGTTCCAGGAGGTCCTGCATGTCTGA